A region of Deinococcus rubellus DNA encodes the following proteins:
- the purN gene encoding phosphoribosylglycinamide formyltransferase — MRLDLMQLGLMRLGFLSSHGGSTARAVTVACTRGELAATPALLISNNSASPVMQWAGEIGLPRLHLSRAAYPDPDELDAAIVAALRAHQIDAVVLSGYMKALGTRTLTAYRGRMLNVHPSLLPLYGGRGMYGDLVHAAVLAADETVSGATVHQVEAGIDEGTVVAQSRVAVLPGDTVATLRARVQATEGPLMIAALQKLAEAVT, encoded by the coding sequence ATGCGACTGGACTTGATGCAACTGGGCTTGATGCGTTTGGGCTTTCTCTCCTCGCACGGCGGCAGCACGGCGCGGGCGGTGACAGTAGCCTGCACTCGGGGCGAGCTGGCCGCCACGCCCGCCCTGCTGATCAGCAACAACAGCGCGTCCCCCGTGATGCAGTGGGCTGGGGAAATTGGGCTACCCCGCCTGCACCTCAGCCGCGCCGCTTACCCCGACCCCGATGAGCTGGACGCCGCCATCGTGGCCGCCCTGCGCGCCCACCAGATTGACGCGGTGGTGCTGAGCGGTTACATGAAGGCGCTGGGGACACGCACGCTGACCGCCTACCGGGGGCGCATGCTCAACGTGCATCCCAGCTTGCTGCCGCTCTACGGCGGGCGCGGCATGTACGGTGACCTGGTCCACGCAGCGGTGCTGGCCGCAGACGAGACCGTCAGCGGCGCGACGGTGCATCAGGTGGAGGCGGGCATCGACGAGGGCACGGTGGTGGCCCAGTCGCGGGTTGCCGTGCTGCCAGGCGATACGGTGGCGACCCTGCGCGCCCGCGTACAGGCCACCGAGGGGCCGCTGATGATCGCCGCTCTACAGAAATTGGCTGAGGCCGTGACATGA
- a CDS encoding HAD family hydrolase, with translation MAEYRLPHTSDALFADFRRHKLPAVKLMADAHEVLAERRRRGLRLSVLTNGRIEMQSAVTERLGLLPLIDDLIISEAAGIAKPDPRIYDLALERLDVSAPATLFVGDSPANDIAGPQAAGMRAAYLPTGRPLPPDVRPDFVLRGLADVLRLVSPATDPEPYKKPPT, from the coding sequence GTGGCCGAGTACCGGCTCCCGCACACGTCTGATGCCCTGTTCGCCGATTTCAGGCGTCATAAACTGCCCGCCGTCAAATTGATGGCCGATGCCCACGAAGTGTTGGCTGAGCGGCGGCGGCGCGGTCTCCGGCTCTCGGTGCTGACCAATGGCCGCATTGAGATGCAGTCTGCGGTGACAGAGCGCCTCGGCCTGCTGCCGCTGATCGACGACTTGATCATCAGCGAGGCCGCCGGAATCGCCAAGCCCGATCCGCGCATTTACGATCTGGCGCTGGAGCGGCTGGACGTCTCGGCTCCGGCGACGCTGTTTGTTGGCGACTCACCCGCCAACGATATCGCTGGGCCGCAGGCGGCAGGGATGCGGGCGGCTTACCTGCCTACTGGCCGTCCACTGCCGCCGGATGTGCGCCCCGACTTCGTTCTGCGCGGTCTGGCCGATGTGCTGCGGCTGGTGTCTCCGGCTACCGATCCGGAGCCATACAAAAAACCGCCCACCTGA
- a CDS encoding SDR family oxidoreductase, with amino-acid sequence MTSEIDPPFTLITGATGGIGKALAEACRDHRLILQGRDRARLDILCDGLPDACPLVLDLTRPETFAAALEGLRPLTNLIHNAGTVELGPVAEQSHEVWTQTLAVNVVAPAELTRLLLPGLRQSRGCVVFINSGAGLSASAGWSSYAASKFALRALADALRAEEGASGVRVTSVYPGRTATAMQEKVRGQEGADFEPGKYIQPSTLAGAVRFVLDTPRDAQILDLTLRSGV; translated from the coding sequence ATGACTTCTGAGATTGATCCGCCCTTCACCCTGATCACCGGAGCCACTGGTGGTATCGGCAAGGCGCTGGCTGAAGCCTGCCGTGACCACCGCCTGATCTTGCAGGGCCGCGACAGAGCCAGGCTGGACATCCTCTGTGACGGGTTGCCCGATGCCTGCCCACTGGTTCTCGATCTGACCCGCCCCGAGACCTTCGCAGCCGCACTTGAAGGCTTACGGCCACTGACCAATCTGATTCACAATGCCGGAACCGTCGAACTCGGTCCGGTGGCTGAGCAGTCCCACGAGGTCTGGACGCAGACGCTCGCCGTCAACGTGGTGGCCCCCGCCGAACTGACCCGCTTGCTGCTGCCAGGGCTGAGGCAAAGTCGCGGATGCGTGGTGTTTATCAACTCCGGGGCGGGCCTGTCGGCCAGTGCCGGGTGGAGCAGCTACGCCGCCAGCAAGTTCGCCCTGCGCGCGCTGGCTGACGCTCTGCGGGCTGAGGAGGGCGCATCGGGCGTGCGCGTCACCAGTGTGTATCCGGGCCGCACCGCCACGGCCATGCAGGAGAAAGTCCGGGGGCAGGAGGGAGCGGATTTCGAGCCTGGCAAGTATATTCAACCCTCAACCCTGGCCGGGGCGGTGCGCTTCGTGCTCGACACGCCCCGCGACGCGCAGATTCTCGACTTGACTTTGCGCTCCGGCGTCTGA
- a CDS encoding dipeptidase, translated as MSQLQNLSLTDADQASANAELFDLLRIPSVSADPSHAPDMRRAADFLQAKLASLGFTARVEATAGHPVVYAERLSDPARPTVLIYGHYDVQPEAPLEEWLTPPFEPTVREGRIYARGSTDDKGQAYAHLRGAELLLKSGELPLNVKFLLEGEEEVGSKNLEPYLREHADQLKCDVIVISDGSRFAPDVPTVTYGLRGLSYVEVHVQGANRDLHSGSYGGSAPNPINALCQIISQLKDDQGRITIPGFYDGIDEITQEERDMWAGLPHDDAAFAGSIGAAGLPGEAGYTTLERLWARPTLDVNGIWGGYQGEGSKTVIAAKAGAKISMRLVPGQDPENITRLIQAYIPTLAPDGVKVEVKGLHGGQPVKIDLDNPYVRAAGKALEQVYGKAPAFTRGGGSIPIVAAFRDILKVPVVLVDFGLNEDAPHSPNESFALVDYHNGILTSAYLLQALAQAE; from the coding sequence ATGAGCCAACTTCAGAATCTGTCCCTGACCGACGCCGACCAAGCCAGCGCCAACGCCGAACTGTTCGACCTGCTCAGGATTCCCAGCGTCAGCGCCGACCCCTCGCACGCGCCCGACATGCGCCGCGCCGCCGACTTCTTGCAGGCCAAACTGGCGTCGCTGGGCTTCACCGCCCGCGTGGAGGCCACCGCCGGGCACCCGGTGGTCTACGCCGAGCGCCTGAGCGACCCGGCCCGGCCCACCGTGCTGATCTACGGCCACTACGATGTGCAGCCTGAGGCCCCGCTCGAAGAGTGGCTGACCCCGCCCTTCGAGCCGACCGTGCGGGAGGGCCGCATCTACGCGCGCGGCTCCACCGACGACAAGGGGCAGGCCTACGCCCACCTGCGCGGCGCGGAGCTGCTGCTCAAGTCGGGCGAATTGCCGCTCAACGTCAAGTTTCTACTGGAAGGCGAGGAGGAGGTCGGCAGCAAAAATCTGGAGCCGTATCTACGTGAGCATGCCGATCAGCTTAAGTGCGACGTGATCGTCATTTCCGACGGCTCACGCTTCGCGCCGGACGTGCCCACCGTGACCTACGGGCTGCGCGGCCTGAGCTACGTGGAAGTGCACGTGCAGGGTGCCAACCGCGACCTTCACAGCGGCAGCTACGGCGGGTCCGCGCCCAACCCGATCAATGCCCTGTGCCAGATCATCAGCCAGCTCAAGGATGACCAGGGCCGCATTACCATTCCCGGTTTCTACGACGGCATCGACGAGATCACCCAGGAGGAGCGCGACATGTGGGCAGGGCTGCCGCACGACGACGCGGCCTTCGCCGGAAGTATCGGGGCTGCCGGGCTGCCGGGCGAGGCGGGTTACACCACCCTGGAGCGGTTGTGGGCACGTCCCACGCTGGACGTGAACGGCATCTGGGGCGGCTACCAGGGCGAGGGCAGCAAAACCGTGATCGCGGCCAAGGCCGGAGCCAAGATCAGCATGCGCCTGGTGCCGGGGCAGGATCCCGAGAACATCACCAGGCTGATTCAGGCGTACATTCCCACCCTGGCCCCCGATGGCGTCAAGGTGGAGGTCAAGGGGCTGCACGGTGGCCAGCCGGTCAAGATCGACCTGGACAACCCCTACGTGCGGGCGGCAGGCAAAGCGCTGGAACAGGTCTACGGCAAGGCCCCGGCCTTCACACGCGGCGGCGGCTCGATTCCGATTGTGGCGGCCTTCCGGGACATCCTTAAAGTCCCCGTCGTGCTGGTGGATTTCGGTCTCAACGAGGACGCCCCGCACAGCCCCAACGAGAGTTTCGCCTTGGTGGACTACCACAACGGCATTCTGACCAGCGCTTACCTGCTACAGGCGCTGGCACAGGCTGAGTGA